One Cellulomonas taurus genomic region harbors:
- a CDS encoding Na+/H+ antiporter subunit D: MSEFSWLVPLPVVVPLFGAGLALALYRRPRLQRIISVVALSIVLVVAAVLLVAADSGPVVVDIGNWAAPVGIDLVADRLSALMLTVSAAVTLCVQLYSLAQGEADGDEAAPVSIYHPTYLILTAGVANAFLSGDLFNIYVGFEILLFASYVLLTMGGTGERIRAGSVYVAVALLSSVLFLIAIAMIYAATGTVNLAQLAERLPEIDSGVRLLLQILLLLAFGIKAAIFPLSAWLPDSYPTAPAPVTAVFAGLLTKVGVYAIIRVQTLLFPDGRLNDVLMWAALATMVVGILGAVAQDDIKRLLSFTLVSHIGYMIFGIALGTQTGWSAAIYYVAHHITVQTTLFLISGLIERRGGTTSLDELGGLAKAAPLLAVMFFIPAMNLAGIPPLSGFLGKVGLMQAGTQLGTPLAITLVVGGVVTSLLTLYALIKAWNKAFWQNPPAPLPDTTLPRGMVGSAGALVVFGLALTVFAGPLYGYADRAAEALTDRQYVEAVLPNGERGEGDSAEVARSAGPSSLPSPTFTPDPEGTP, encoded by the coding sequence ATGAGCGAGTTCTCCTGGTTGGTGCCGCTGCCGGTGGTCGTGCCGCTGTTCGGTGCCGGACTGGCCCTGGCGCTCTACCGCCGACCCCGGCTGCAACGGATCATCTCCGTGGTGGCGCTCAGCATCGTGCTGGTCGTCGCGGCGGTGCTGCTGGTCGCCGCCGACTCCGGCCCGGTGGTGGTCGACATCGGCAACTGGGCGGCCCCGGTCGGCATCGACCTGGTCGCCGACCGGCTCAGCGCGCTGATGCTGACCGTCTCCGCCGCCGTCACGCTCTGCGTCCAGCTGTACTCGCTGGCCCAGGGTGAGGCCGACGGTGACGAGGCAGCCCCGGTGTCCATCTACCACCCGACGTACCTGATCCTGACCGCCGGGGTGGCGAACGCCTTCCTCTCCGGCGACCTGTTCAACATCTACGTCGGCTTCGAGATCCTGCTGTTCGCCTCCTACGTGCTGCTCACCATGGGCGGCACCGGCGAGCGGATCCGCGCGGGCAGCGTCTACGTGGCGGTCGCGCTGCTGTCGTCGGTGCTGTTCCTGATCGCCATCGCGATGATCTACGCGGCCACCGGCACGGTGAACCTGGCCCAGCTGGCCGAACGACTGCCGGAGATCGACTCCGGGGTCCGGCTGCTGCTGCAGATCCTGTTGCTGCTGGCCTTCGGGATCAAGGCGGCGATCTTCCCGCTGTCCGCCTGGCTGCCCGACTCCTACCCGACCGCCCCGGCGCCGGTCACCGCGGTGTTCGCCGGGTTGCTGACCAAGGTCGGCGTCTACGCCATCATCCGGGTGCAGACCCTGCTGTTCCCGGACGGACGACTGAACGACGTGCTGATGTGGGCGGCGCTGGCCACGATGGTGGTGGGCATCCTCGGCGCCGTGGCGCAGGACGACATCAAACGACTGCTGTCCTTCACCCTGGTCAGCCACATCGGGTACATGATCTTCGGCATCGCGCTGGGCACCCAGACCGGGTGGTCGGCGGCGATCTACTACGTGGCCCACCACATCACGGTGCAGACCACGCTGTTCCTGATCTCCGGCCTGATCGAGCGCCGCGGCGGGACGACCTCGCTGGACGAGCTGGGCGGTCTGGCCAAGGCGGCCCCCCTGCTCGCGGTGATGTTCTTCATCCCGGCGATGAACCTGGCCGGCATCCCGCCGCTGTCCGGCTTCCTGGGCAAGGTGGGCCTGATGCAGGCGGGCACCCAGCTCGGCACCCCGCTGGCGATCACCCTGGTGGTCGGCGGGGTGGTCACCTCACTGCTCACCCTGTACGCGCTGATCAAGGCGTGGAACAAGGCGTTCTGGCAGAACCCGCCCGCGCCGCTGCCGGACACCACCCTGCCGCGGGGCATGGTCGGGTCGGCGGGCGCGCTGGTGGTCTTCGGCCTGGCGCTGACCGTGTTCGCCGGGCCGCTCTACGGCTACGCGGACCGGGCCGCCGAGGCGCTCACCGACCGGCAGTACGTCGAGGCGGTGCTGCCCAACGGCGAGCGCGGTGAGGGTGACTCCGCCGAGGTCGCCCGGTCGGCCGGTCCGTCGTCGCTGCCGTCCCCGACGTTCACACCCGACCCGGAGGGGACGCCATGA
- the phnC gene encoding phosphonate ABC transporter ATP-binding protein has product MTSTTAAAAPGVGAAAPAPWPLRLHEVTVRYPNGVVGLDRVSLEIGAGEMVAVVGLSGSGKSTMIRTLNGLVPVTSGTVEVGGHDLTAARGRALRALRGDIGMIFQSFNLAGRASVLSNVLVGRVAHTPTWRTLAGLFTAEDKAIAADALDRVGMLDRAWHRAAHLSGGQQQRVAIARALAQQPRAVLADEPVASLDPPTAHGVMADLRRINRDLGITVLVNLHLLDLAREYGTRLIGLRGGTVVYDGPAADATDTVFEDIYGRSIRPDDVLGA; this is encoded by the coding sequence GTGACGTCGACAACCGCTGCGGCGGCCCCCGGGGTGGGTGCTGCGGCGCCCGCCCCGTGGCCGCTGCGACTGCACGAGGTGACGGTCCGCTACCCGAACGGCGTCGTCGGCCTGGACCGGGTCAGCCTGGAGATCGGCGCCGGTGAGATGGTCGCGGTGGTCGGGCTGTCCGGCTCCGGCAAGTCCACGATGATCCGGACGCTGAACGGTCTGGTGCCGGTGACCTCCGGCACCGTGGAGGTGGGCGGTCACGATCTGACCGCGGCCCGGGGCCGGGCGCTGCGGGCGCTGCGCGGCGACATCGGGATGATCTTCCAGTCCTTCAATCTGGCGGGGCGGGCCTCGGTGCTGTCCAACGTGCTGGTCGGCCGGGTCGCCCACACCCCGACCTGGCGCACGCTGGCCGGGCTCTTCACCGCCGAGGACAAGGCGATCGCCGCCGACGCGCTGGACCGGGTCGGCATGCTGGACCGCGCCTGGCACCGGGCGGCGCACCTGTCCGGTGGCCAGCAGCAGCGGGTGGCCATCGCCCGAGCCCTGGCGCAACAGCCGCGCGCGGTGCTGGCCGACGAGCCGGTCGCCAGCCTGGACCCGCCCACCGCCCACGGGGTGATGGCCGACCTGCGCCGGATCAACCGGGACCTGGGGATCACGGTGCTGGTCAACCTGCACCTGCTCGACCTCGCCCGGGAGTACGGCACCCGGCTGATCGGCCTGCGCGGCGGCACAGTGGTCTACGACGGACCGGCGGCCGACGCCACGGACACGGTCTTCGAGGACATCTACGGTCGCTCGATCCGGCCTGACGACGTGCTCGGCGCATGA
- the phnE gene encoding phosphonate ABC transporter, permease protein PhnE has protein sequence MSTLAQLPPRPATRWKGYAAALVVLAITVVTLLPGIGVEVDLGAMVRNWQNGADKIVKLLQPDWSFFPRTVAPLLETLQMAVIATAVAGLVSVPLSLWAARTTNPHPVTRRIVRAVLNIVRAVPDLLYAAVLVAMVGVGALPGIIALVLFDLGIIVKLVSEQLEAMDTGALEAGRAAGGSQTQVNRAVAVPEMMPGFLNQLLYVLELNVRASSVLGLVGAGGMGLLIDAVRSFYRYDQLSLIILEILAVVLVIDLISSAVRRRLV, from the coding sequence ATGAGCACCCTCGCCCAGCTCCCGCCCCGACCGGCGACCCGGTGGAAGGGCTACGCCGCGGCGCTGGTCGTGCTGGCGATCACCGTGGTCACCCTGCTGCCCGGCATCGGGGTGGAGGTCGACCTCGGGGCGATGGTGCGCAACTGGCAGAACGGTGCCGACAAGATCGTCAAGCTGCTGCAACCCGACTGGTCGTTCTTCCCCCGGACGGTCGCCCCGCTGCTGGAGACCCTGCAGATGGCGGTGATCGCCACCGCGGTGGCCGGGCTGGTGTCGGTGCCGCTGAGCCTGTGGGCGGCGCGGACCACCAACCCGCACCCGGTGACGCGGCGGATCGTGCGCGCCGTGCTGAACATCGTGCGAGCGGTGCCGGACCTGCTCTACGCCGCCGTCCTGGTCGCGATGGTCGGGGTCGGCGCGCTGCCCGGCATCATCGCGCTGGTCCTGTTCGACCTCGGCATCATCGTGAAGCTGGTCTCCGAGCAGCTGGAGGCGATGGACACCGGCGCCCTGGAGGCGGGTCGGGCCGCCGGTGGCAGCCAGACCCAGGTGAACCGTGCGGTCGCGGTGCCGGAGATGATGCCCGGCTTCCTGAACCAGCTGCTGTACGTCCTCGAACTCAACGTCCGGGCATCGTCGGTGCTCGGGCTGGTCGGCGCGGGCGGGATGGGGCTGCTGATCGACGCGGTCCGCTCGTTCTACCGCTACGACCAGCTGTCCCTCATCATCTTGGAGATCCTCGCCGTGGTCCTGGTCATCGACCTGATCAGCAGCGCCGTCCGCCGGAGGCTGGTGTGA
- a CDS encoding MurR/RpiR family transcriptional regulator: MPSSPETAAPPTVRIATALPSLQPTERRVLELVLAEPERVVEATAQEVADLVGVGRASVVRACQSIGYKGYPQLRVALAAELAHRDEQVDYGSSALGRIRADIAALAASLPQITAVLAEDAVEQAVQTLAGARRLLVLANGLSAPLATDMAMRLTAVGRTADFVADAIGQQIAARGLTPGDACVVISGSGANESSLKVARAARAGGATVVAVTSFRDSPLGELADAELVIAPAGTTFRHELERTSRTALAVLVESLVSIVAARRGTQATEAHAQVLDILSDNLAD; the protein is encoded by the coding sequence GTGCCGTCCAGCCCTGAGACCGCCGCCCCGCCCACCGTCCGGATCGCCACCGCCCTGCCGAGCCTGCAACCCACCGAGCGTCGGGTACTGGAGCTGGTGCTGGCCGAGCCGGAGCGGGTGGTCGAGGCCACCGCGCAGGAGGTCGCCGACCTGGTCGGGGTCGGGCGGGCATCCGTGGTCCGGGCCTGCCAGTCGATCGGCTACAAGGGGTACCCCCAGCTGCGGGTGGCGCTGGCCGCCGAGCTGGCGCACCGGGACGAGCAGGTCGACTACGGGTCCTCCGCGCTGGGCCGGATCCGGGCCGACATCGCCGCGCTGGCCGCGTCCCTGCCGCAGATCACCGCGGTGCTGGCCGAGGACGCCGTGGAGCAGGCGGTGCAGACCCTGGCCGGGGCACGACGACTGCTGGTGCTCGCCAACGGACTGTCGGCGCCGCTGGCCACCGACATGGCGATGCGCCTGACCGCGGTGGGCCGCACGGCCGACTTCGTGGCGGACGCGATCGGCCAGCAGATCGCCGCCCGCGGCCTGACCCCGGGGGATGCCTGCGTGGTGATCTCCGGCTCCGGCGCGAACGAGTCCAGCCTCAAGGTGGCCCGTGCCGCCCGGGCCGGGGGTGCGACCGTGGTGGCCGTGACCTCGTTCCGGGACTCGCCGCTGGGGGAACTGGCCGACGCGGAGCTGGTGATCGCCCCCGCCGGGACCACCTTCCGGCACGAGCTGGAACGCACCTCCCGGACCGCGCTGGCGGTGCTGGTCGAGTCGTTGGTCAGCATCGTCGCCGCCCGACGCGGCACGCAGGCGACCGAGGCACATGCCCAGGTGCTCGACATCCTCTCGGACAACCTCGCCGACTGA
- the phnE gene encoding phosphonate ABC transporter, permease protein PhnE: MSALVLPARPTRLPLRLLGIGITVVVLLAFWSVPITWTRLADLPSEVVRYLWLMFSGPEWSKLPEALWQTWRSVAMAWLGTVLGVLIATPLSLWSARGHAPAPVRGMLRFGFSVIRAVPEIIIAIVILSVTGLTPLTGALALAVNGVGTLGKWGYESIEGIDRGPVEAVRAAGGNGMEVLRWGVWPQALPEFLAFWLYRFEINVRSSAVLGLIGVGGIGDMLTSYTQYRQWSVVGVLLIVVVVVTVAIDAVSGALRRRIMEGARARAVQP; encoded by the coding sequence GTGAGCGCGCTCGTGCTGCCGGCCCGGCCGACCCGGCTGCCGCTGCGACTGCTCGGCATCGGGATCACCGTCGTGGTGCTGCTGGCCTTCTGGTCGGTGCCGATCACGTGGACCCGGCTCGCCGACCTGCCGTCCGAGGTGGTGCGCTACCTGTGGCTGATGTTCAGCGGCCCGGAGTGGTCGAAGCTGCCCGAGGCGCTGTGGCAGACCTGGCGGTCGGTGGCGATGGCCTGGCTGGGCACCGTGCTCGGCGTGCTGATCGCCACGCCGCTCAGCCTGTGGTCGGCGCGCGGCCACGCCCCGGCCCCGGTGCGGGGGATGCTGCGGTTCGGGTTCAGCGTGATCCGCGCGGTGCCGGAGATCATCATCGCGATCGTGATCCTGTCGGTGACCGGACTGACCCCGCTGACCGGTGCCCTGGCGCTCGCGGTGAACGGCGTCGGCACCCTGGGCAAGTGGGGCTACGAGTCGATCGAGGGGATCGACCGCGGCCCGGTGGAGGCGGTGCGCGCCGCCGGGGGCAACGGGATGGAGGTGCTGCGCTGGGGGGTGTGGCCGCAGGCACTGCCGGAGTTCCTGGCGTTCTGGCTGTACCGGTTCGAGATCAACGTGCGCTCCTCCGCGGTGCTCGGCTTGATCGGGGTCGGCGGCATCGGTGACATGCTCACCTCCTACACCCAGTACCGGCAGTGGTCGGTGGTGGGAGTCCTGCTGATCGTGGTGGTCGTGGTGACCGTCGCCATTGACGCCGTCTCCGGTGCGCTGCGTCGCCGGATCATGGAAGGAGCGCGCGCCCGTGCCGTCCAGCCCTGA
- a CDS encoding (Fe-S)-binding protein — protein sequence MTLLRLTCLVAVLVGTVVGVAVFVRGAARLTRAITMGRPAPGRSGPVGRRVGLVLREMLGHGRFQHSPVVKVAHWTVMVSFPILFFTLVTGYGQILDPTWTLPVLGHLLPWEWLTEAIAWLSLAGILALIAVRVRLSRRSSSRFSGSNQAQAAVVEGTVLAVVLAVLLLRGLEHRLGGGSVWHFPTTAWIGDLFTGVSTGTVETLVVLCATVKILVSMSWFVVVGSQPTMGIAWHRFLAVVNIYARRYDDGRPALGPLLPVRVDDADLDVAALESLPEDARLGVRAVEDLSWKQLLDVATCTECGRCQDQCPAWATGKPLSPKRVVMALRDQAAATAPYLTATGTGTDDTASGHVDVDLVASGVIDADALWACTTCGACVQQCPVDIEHVDTIVDIRRYQTLMESAFPAELAGTFTKLERRGNPWGLPARQRLRWAAGLDFEVPVIGADLESAEEVDYLFWVGCAGSFEEKAMRTTRAVAELLHAAGVSFAVLGEGEGCTGDPARRAGNEVLFQMLAAGNVETLNAARAQAVVVTCAHCFNTLSREYPQLGGHYDVVHHTELLNRLVAEGRLVPVEPAAAVVAGPGGVADPGAVVTYHDPCYLGRHNQIYSPPRELLAAAGVQVTEMPRTREQSFCCGAGGARMWIEESIGTRIGTARAQEAIDTGASAIATACPFCTVMLTDGVAAADRSDIGVPEVADIAVLLSGRLRGA from the coding sequence GTGACCCTCCTGCGCCTGACCTGCCTCGTCGCGGTGCTCGTCGGCACCGTCGTCGGGGTCGCGGTGTTCGTCCGAGGTGCCGCCCGGCTCACCCGCGCGATCACGATGGGGCGCCCGGCGCCCGGGCGCTCGGGCCCGGTCGGACGGCGGGTCGGTCTGGTGCTGCGCGAGATGCTCGGCCACGGCCGGTTCCAGCACTCGCCGGTGGTGAAGGTCGCGCACTGGACCGTGATGGTCTCCTTCCCGATCCTGTTCTTCACGCTGGTCACCGGCTACGGCCAGATCCTCGACCCGACCTGGACGCTGCCGGTGCTCGGGCACCTGCTGCCCTGGGAGTGGCTCACCGAGGCCATCGCCTGGCTGTCGCTGGCCGGGATCCTGGCGCTGATCGCGGTCCGGGTGCGGCTGAGTCGACGGTCGTCCTCGCGCTTCTCGGGCTCGAACCAGGCACAGGCGGCCGTGGTCGAGGGCACCGTGCTGGCCGTGGTGCTCGCCGTGCTGCTGCTGCGCGGGCTGGAGCACCGGCTCGGCGGCGGATCGGTGTGGCACTTCCCGACCACCGCGTGGATCGGCGACCTGTTCACCGGGGTGAGCACCGGGACGGTCGAGACACTGGTCGTGCTCTGCGCCACGGTGAAGATCCTGGTGTCGATGAGCTGGTTCGTCGTCGTCGGCAGTCAACCCACGATGGGCATCGCCTGGCACCGGTTCCTGGCCGTGGTGAACATCTACGCCCGGCGCTACGACGACGGCCGCCCGGCGCTGGGCCCGCTGCTGCCGGTCCGGGTCGACGACGCCGACCTGGACGTGGCGGCGCTGGAGTCGTTGCCGGAGGACGCCCGGCTCGGAGTCCGCGCGGTCGAGGACCTGAGCTGGAAGCAGCTGCTGGACGTGGCGACCTGCACCGAGTGCGGCCGCTGCCAGGACCAGTGCCCGGCCTGGGCCACCGGTAAACCGCTGTCGCCGAAGCGGGTGGTGATGGCCCTGCGCGACCAGGCGGCGGCGACCGCCCCCTACCTGACCGCGACCGGGACCGGGACCGACGACACCGCGTCCGGGCACGTGGACGTCGACCTGGTCGCCTCCGGGGTGATCGACGCCGACGCGCTCTGGGCCTGCACCACCTGCGGAGCGTGCGTCCAGCAGTGCCCGGTGGACATCGAGCACGTCGACACCATCGTCGACATCCGGCGCTACCAGACCCTGATGGAGTCGGCGTTCCCGGCGGAACTGGCCGGGACGTTCACCAAGCTGGAGCGTCGGGGCAACCCGTGGGGGCTGCCGGCGCGACAACGGCTGAGGTGGGCGGCGGGGCTCGACTTCGAGGTGCCGGTGATCGGCGCCGACCTGGAGTCGGCGGAGGAGGTCGACTACCTGTTCTGGGTCGGCTGCGCGGGGTCCTTCGAGGAGAAGGCGATGCGGACCACCCGGGCGGTGGCCGAACTGCTGCACGCCGCCGGGGTGTCCTTCGCGGTGCTCGGCGAGGGCGAGGGCTGCACCGGTGACCCGGCGCGGCGGGCGGGCAACGAGGTGCTGTTCCAGATGCTCGCGGCGGGCAACGTCGAGACGCTGAACGCCGCCCGGGCGCAGGCAGTCGTGGTCACCTGCGCACACTGCTTCAACACGCTGTCCCGGGAGTACCCGCAGCTGGGCGGGCACTACGACGTGGTGCACCACACCGAGCTGCTGAACCGGCTGGTGGCGGAGGGGCGGCTGGTGCCGGTCGAGCCTGCTGCGGCGGTTGTCGCGGGGCCGGGTGGCGTGGCGGACCCGGGGGCCGTGGTGACCTACCACGACCCCTGCTACCTGGGCCGCCACAACCAGATCTACTCCCCGCCCCGGGAACTGCTGGCCGCCGCCGGGGTCCAGGTCACCGAGATGCCCCGCACCCGGGAACAGTCCTTCTGCTGCGGGGCCGGTGGCGCGCGGATGTGGATCGAGGAGTCGATCGGCACCCGGATCGGCACCGCCCGCGCGCAAGAGGCGATCGACACCGGCGCCAGCGCCATCGCGACCGCGTGCCCGTTCTGCACCGTCATGCTCACCGACGGGGTCGCGGCCGCCGACCGCAGCGACATCGGCGTCCCCGAGGTCGCGGACATCGCGGTGCTGCTGTCCGGCCGCCTGCGCGGGGCGTGA
- a CDS encoding Na(+)/H(+) antiporter subunit C yields the protein MIDMSPNLVLVAVIVVLVTAGVYLLLERSLTRVLIGVILLGNAANLLFLIAGGRAGRPPIVGDAPVEEQADPLPQAMVLTAIVITLATTAFVLAMAYRSWQLHRHDEVQDDIEDRRIARLAARDERAFDDADTEDTIDTLDEQAAETRDETDDSEAGTAAGPTADNEVDHA from the coding sequence ATGATCGACATGAGCCCGAACCTGGTCCTGGTCGCCGTGATCGTCGTGCTGGTCACCGCCGGGGTGTACCTGCTGCTGGAGCGCTCGCTCACCCGGGTGCTGATCGGCGTGATCCTGCTGGGCAACGCCGCGAACCTGCTGTTCCTGATCGCCGGGGGCCGCGCCGGTCGCCCGCCGATCGTCGGGGACGCCCCGGTGGAGGAACAGGCCGATCCGCTGCCGCAGGCCATGGTGCTGACCGCCATCGTCATCACGCTGGCCACCACGGCCTTCGTGCTGGCCATGGCGTACCGGTCCTGGCAGCTGCACCGCCACGACGAGGTCCAGGACGACATCGAGGACCGCCGTATCGCCCGCCTGGCAGCCCGCGACGAGCGGGCCTTCGACGACGCCGACACCGAGGACACCATCGACACCCTGGACGAGCAGGCAGCCGAGACCCGCGACGAGACCGACGACAGCGAAGCCGGAACCGCGGCGGGCCCGACGGCGGACAACGAGGTGGACCACGCATGA
- a CDS encoding Na+/H+ antiporter subunit A — protein sequence MLQLLTLHLVAALAAPALVAWIGRKAFWVLALAPAAVTVWALSMTQAVMEGRSPTQTVAWIPALGLDLSFRMDTLSWLMSLLVGGVGAVVLIYCSAYFKEHASALGRFSGVLTAFAGAMFGLVTADNTLLLFVFWELTTVFSYLLIGHYHERKASRRAAMQAIVVTTAGGLAMLVGVIFIGEAAGTYSLSATLADPPHSALVTAGVVCLLIGAATKSALIPTHFWLPAAMAAPTPTSAYLHAAAMVKAGVYLVARFAPAYSELTVWRWFIVILGLGTLLLGGYRALRQHDLKLILAFGTVSQLGLIVLLVGYGTRATALAGLAMLGAHAMFKAALFLVVGVVDAATGTRDLRRLSGVGRALPLTAWAGGLATASMIGLPPFAGYVGKEAALEALAHDADPLGMVVLVGVAIGSALTVAYGLRLWWGAFATKPVMSVAKVRMITAAEARLPVPETTDPKELLEEPAPVGRPSLVLVWPAMLLALLGVVVALVPHFGEELLAPHADQYPIGEAGHLTLWGGFGLPVLVTIAVLGSGALMFWRRSLVEQFQAALPRVPEADRMYRRLMRRLDDLAADVTAQTQRGSLPLYLGSILVVFVLGVGIPMLRLTSLPKDTVRWDEPAQVVFGLFIALAAILVARARRRLKAVILLGVAGYGVAALFLLQGAPDLALTQVLTETLTLVVFVLVMRRLPPYFSDRPRTSSRWVRLAIGLAAGLTVGGLALVVPGARVHSPVSVDFAAEAYEFGGGKNIVNVTLVDIRAWDTMGEISVLLVAATGVASLVFLRRRSGAIYRAGEASETRQVWTGTGSSDPQSAVRNLPISESRRAAYQPREWLRSARTLAPQRRSVVFEVVVRLLFHTMIVYSLFLLFSGHNNPGGGFAAGLVTGIALIVRYLAGGRYELGEAAPVQPGLLLGSGLFLSAGVGLVALLAGGSVLQSWIIDLHLPLIGDIHLVTSLFFDIGVYLVVVGLVLDILRSLGAELDRQAEAAGEGYELVVGGDAEPGEPVKDPFAAIRGAAATHNRPTGGDA from the coding sequence TTGCTGCAACTCCTCACGCTGCACCTCGTCGCTGCCCTGGCGGCCCCTGCCCTCGTGGCATGGATCGGCCGCAAAGCGTTCTGGGTGCTGGCGCTCGCGCCCGCCGCCGTGACGGTGTGGGCGCTGAGCATGACCCAGGCGGTGATGGAGGGTCGTAGCCCGACCCAGACCGTCGCCTGGATCCCCGCACTCGGACTCGACCTCAGCTTCCGGATGGACACCCTCAGCTGGCTGATGAGCCTGCTGGTCGGCGGTGTCGGTGCTGTCGTCCTGATCTACTGCTCGGCGTACTTCAAGGAGCACGCCTCCGCCCTCGGCCGGTTCAGCGGTGTGCTCACCGCCTTCGCCGGGGCGATGTTCGGCCTGGTCACCGCGGACAACACCCTGCTGCTGTTCGTGTTCTGGGAGCTGACCACGGTCTTCTCCTACCTGCTGATCGGCCACTACCACGAGCGCAAGGCGTCCCGTCGGGCCGCGATGCAGGCCATCGTGGTCACCACCGCCGGTGGTTTGGCGATGCTGGTCGGCGTCATCTTCATCGGCGAGGCGGCGGGCACCTACAGCCTCTCCGCGACGTTGGCGGACCCGCCGCACTCGGCGCTGGTCACCGCCGGGGTGGTCTGCCTGCTGATCGGTGCCGCGACCAAGTCCGCGCTGATCCCCACCCACTTCTGGCTGCCCGCCGCGATGGCTGCGCCGACCCCGACCAGCGCCTACCTGCACGCCGCCGCGATGGTGAAGGCCGGTGTGTACCTGGTCGCCCGGTTCGCCCCGGCGTACTCCGAGCTGACCGTGTGGCGCTGGTTCATCGTGATCCTGGGGCTGGGCACGCTGCTGCTCGGCGGCTACCGGGCGCTGCGCCAGCACGACCTCAAGCTGATCCTGGCCTTCGGGACCGTGAGCCAGCTCGGTCTGATCGTGCTGCTGGTCGGCTACGGCACCCGCGCGACCGCCCTGGCTGGGCTGGCGATGCTCGGTGCGCACGCGATGTTCAAGGCGGCGCTGTTCCTGGTGGTGGGCGTGGTCGACGCCGCCACCGGCACCCGCGACCTGCGACGGCTGTCCGGGGTGGGCCGCGCGCTGCCGCTCACCGCCTGGGCCGGTGGCCTGGCCACCGCGTCGATGATCGGCCTGCCCCCCTTCGCCGGGTACGTCGGCAAGGAGGCGGCCCTCGAAGCGCTGGCCCACGACGCCGACCCCCTCGGCATGGTCGTGCTGGTCGGCGTCGCGATCGGCTCCGCGCTCACCGTGGCCTACGGTCTGCGGCTCTGGTGGGGTGCGTTCGCCACCAAGCCGGTGATGTCGGTCGCCAAGGTGCGGATGATCACCGCCGCCGAGGCCCGGCTGCCGGTGCCGGAGACCACCGACCCGAAGGAGCTGCTGGAGGAGCCCGCGCCGGTGGGTCGCCCGTCGCTGGTCCTGGTCTGGCCCGCGATGCTGCTGGCGCTGCTCGGTGTGGTCGTGGCGCTGGTGCCGCACTTCGGCGAGGAACTGCTGGCCCCGCACGCTGACCAGTACCCGATCGGCGAGGCCGGGCACCTCACGCTGTGGGGCGGCTTCGGGCTGCCGGTGCTGGTCACCATCGCCGTGCTCGGCTCGGGCGCCCTGATGTTCTGGCGCCGCAGCCTGGTCGAGCAGTTCCAGGCGGCACTGCCCCGGGTGCCGGAGGCGGACCGGATGTACCGCCGCCTGATGCGCCGACTGGACGACCTCGCCGCCGACGTCACCGCCCAGACCCAGCGCGGTTCGCTGCCGCTGTACCTCGGGTCGATCCTGGTGGTCTTCGTGCTCGGCGTCGGCATCCCGATGCTGCGGCTCACCTCGCTGCCGAAGGACACCGTGCGGTGGGACGAGCCCGCGCAGGTGGTCTTCGGCCTGTTCATCGCCCTGGCGGCGATCCTGGTGGCCCGCGCTCGTCGCCGGCTCAAGGCCGTGATCCTGCTGGGTGTGGCGGGCTACGGCGTCGCCGCCCTGTTCCTGCTGCAGGGTGCGCCGGACCTGGCGTTGACCCAGGTGCTCACCGAGACGCTGACCCTGGTGGTCTTCGTGCTGGTGATGCGCCGCCTGCCGCCGTACTTCTCCGATCGGCCGCGGACCAGCTCGCGCTGGGTGCGGCTGGCGATCGGCCTCGCGGCGGGACTGACCGTCGGCGGACTGGCGCTGGTGGTGCCGGGCGCGCGGGTGCACAGCCCGGTGTCGGTGGACTTCGCCGCCGAGGCCTACGAGTTCGGCGGCGGCAAGAACATCGTCAACGTGACCCTGGTCGACATCCGCGCCTGGGACACCATGGGCGAGATCTCGGTGCTGCTGGTCGCGGCGACCGGTGTCGCCTCGCTGGTGTTCCTGCGGCGCCGCTCCGGCGCGATCTACCGCGCCGGTGAGGCATCCGAGACCCGCCAGGTCTGGACCGGCACCGGGTCCAGCGACCCGCAGAGCGCCGTGCGCAACCTGCCGATCTCGGAGAGCCGCCGGGCCGCCTACCAGCCGCGGGAGTGGCTGCGCTCGGCGCGGACCCTGGCACCCCAGCGCCGCTCGGTGGTGTTCGAGGTCGTGGTCCGGCTGCTGTTCCACACCATGATCGTGTACTCGTTGTTCCTGCTGTTCTCCGGGCACAACAACCCGGGCGGTGGCTTCGCCGCCGGTCTGGTCACCGGCATCGCGCTGATCGTGCGGTACCTGGCCGGTGGCCGGTACGAGCTGGGCGAGGCCGCTCCGGTGCAACCGGGTCTGCTGCTCGGGTCGGGGCTGTTCCTGTCCGCGGGTGTCGGGCTGGTCGCGCTGCTGGCCGGTGGCTCGGTGCTCCAGTCCTGGATCATCGACCTGCACCTGCCGCTGATCGGTGACATCCACCTGGTCACCTCGCTGTTCTTCGACATCGGCGTGTACCTGGTCGTGGTCGGGCTGGTGCTGGACATCCTGCGCAGCCTGGGCGCCGAGCTGGACCGGCAGGCCGAGGCGGCCGGTGAGGGCTACGAGCTGGTCGTCGGTGGTGACGCCGAACCCGGCGAACCGGTGAAGGACCCCTTCGCCGCGATCCGCGGCGCCGCCGCCACGCACAACCGACCGACCGGAGGTGACGCATGA